Proteins encoded by one window of Vitis vinifera cultivar Pinot Noir 40024 chromosome 10, ASM3070453v1:
- the LOC104878494 gene encoding LOW QUALITY PROTEIN: ATP synthase subunit alpha, mitochondrial (The sequence of the model RefSeq protein was modified relative to this genomic sequence to represent the inferred CDS: substituted 1 base at 1 genomic stop codon) codes for MGVELENGNSLLFPFFSLDFIKKNRILSKQKATFSLDSIFEFIMEFSPRAAELTTLLESRITNFYTNLKVDEIGRVVSVGDGIARVYGLNEIQAGEMVEFASSVKGIALNLDNENVGIVVFGSDTAIKEGDLVKRTGSIVDVPAGKAMLGRVVDALGVPIDGRGALSDHERRRVEVKAPGIIERKSMHEPMQTGLKAVDSLVPIGRGQRELIIGDRQTGKTAIAIDTILNQKLLNSKATSDSDTLYCVYVAIGQKRSTVAQLVQILSEANALEYSILVAATASDPAPLQFLAPYSGCAMGEYFRHNGMHALIIYDDLSKQAVAYRQMSLLLRRPPGREAFPGDVFYLHSRLLETAAKRSDQTGAGSLTALPVIETQAGDVSAYIPTNVIPITDGQICSETXLFYRGIRPAINVGLSVSRVGSAAQLKAMKQVCGSSKLELAQYREVAALAQFGSDLDAANQALLNRGARLTEVSKQPQYAPLPIEKQILVIYAAVNGFCDRMPLDRISQYERAIPSSIKPEFLQSLLEKGGLTNERKMEPDAFLKESALPYL; via the coding sequence ATGGGAGTAGAATTAGAGAACGGAAATTCTTtgctatttccttttttttctcttgactttattaaaaaaaatcgtaTTCTGTCAAAACAAAAAGCGACATTCTCCCTTGACTCAATCTTTGAATTCATTATGGAATTCTCTCCCAGAGCTGCGGAACTCACGACTCTATTAGAAAGTAGGATTACCAACTTTTACACGAATTTGAAAGTGGATGAGATCGGTCGAGTGGTCTCAGTTGGAGATGGGATTGCACGTGTTTATGGATTGAACGAGATTCAAGCTGGGGAAATGGTTGAATTTGCCAGCAGTGTGAAAGGAATAGCCTTGAATCTTGATAATGAGAATGTAGGGATTGTTGTCTTTGGTAGTGATACCGCTATTAAAGAAGGAGATCTTGTCAAGCGCACTGGATCTATTGTGGATGTTCCTGCGGGAAAGGCTATGCTAGGGCGTGTGGTCGACGCGTTGGGAGTACCTATTGATGGAAGAGGGGCTCTAAGCGATCACGAGCGAAGACGTGTCGAAGTGAAAGCCCCTGGGATTATTGAACGTAAATCTATGCACGAGCCTATGCAAACAGGCTTAAAAGCGGTAGATAGCCTGGTTCCTATAGGTCGTGGTCAACGAGAACTTATAATTGGGGACCGACAAACTGGAAAAACAGCTATAGCTATCGATACCATATTAAACCAAAAGCTTTTGAACTCAAAGGCCACCTCTGATAGTGATACATTGTATTGTGTCTATGTAGCAATTGGACAGAAACGCTCAACTGTGGCACAATTAGTTCAAATTCTTTCAGAAGCGAATGCTTTGGAATATTCCATTCTTGTAGCAGCCACCGCTTCGGATCCTGCTCCTCTGCAATTTCTGGCCCCATATTCTGGTTGTGCCATGGGGGAATATTTCCGCCATAATGGAATGCACGCATTAATAATCTATGATGATCTTAGTAAACAGGCGGTGGCATATCGACAAATGTCATTATTGTTACGCCGACCACCAGGCCGTGAGGCTTTCCCAGGCGATGTTTTCTATTTACATTCCCGTCTCTTAGAAACAGCCGCTAAACGATCGGACCAGACAGGTGCAGGTAGCTTGACCGCCTTACCCGTCATTGAAACACAAGCTGGAGACGTATCGGCCTATATTCCCACCAATGTGATCCCCATTACGGATGGACAAATCTGTTCGGAAACATAGCTCTTTTATCGCGGAATTAGACCTGCTATTAACGTCGGCTTATCTGTCAGTCGCGTCGGGTCTGCCGCTCAGTTGAAAGCTATGAAACAAGTCTGCGGTAGTTCAAAATTGGAATTGGCACAATATCGCGAAGTGGCCGCCCTTGCTCAATTTGGGTCAGACCTTGATGCTGCGAATCAGGCATTACTCAATAGAGGTGCAAGGCTTACAGAAGTCTCGAAACAACCACAATATGCACCACTTCCaattgaaaaacaaattctAGTCATTTATGCAGCTGTCAATGGATTCTGTGATCGAATGCCACTAGACAGAATTTCTCAATATGAGAGAGCCATTCCAAGTAGTATAAAACCAGAATTTCTACAATCCCTTTTAGAAAAGGGTGGGTTAACTAATGAAAGAAAGATGGAACCAGATGCATTCTTAAAAGAAAGCGCTTTGCCTTACCTATGA